The proteins below come from a single Nostoc sp. KVJ3 genomic window:
- the lipB gene encoding lipoyl(octanoyl) transferase LipB — protein MEPHKNRCLLYNQGLMPYLDAHGWQRSLLTKRIHDPGLDDVLILLEHPPVYTLGQGSNSDFLKFDIDKSQYNVHRIERGGEVTYHCPGQLVGYPILNLQRYRKDLHWYLRQLEEVIIRVLAIYRLQGERIPAFTGVWLQGRKVAAIGIKVSRWITMHGFALNVCPDMTGFERIVPCGISDKPVGSLAEWIPGITCQEVRFYVAQCFAEVFGVELVESQPQEFFRSE, from the coding sequence ATGGAACCACACAAAAACCGTTGTTTGTTGTATAACCAAGGATTAATGCCTTACTTAGATGCTCATGGATGGCAGCGATCGCTCCTCACTAAGCGCATCCATGACCCTGGTCTAGATGACGTGTTAATTTTGCTAGAACATCCACCCGTTTACACTCTGGGGCAAGGAAGCAACTCAGATTTTCTCAAGTTTGACATTGACAAAAGTCAATATAATGTGCATCGAATTGAACGGGGTGGTGAGGTTACTTACCATTGTCCCGGTCAACTGGTAGGATATCCGATTTTAAATCTGCAACGTTATCGTAAAGACCTCCATTGGTACTTACGGCAACTCGAAGAAGTCATAATTCGCGTATTGGCAATTTATCGGTTGCAGGGAGAAAGAATTCCAGCTTTTACAGGCGTTTGGTTGCAAGGGCGAAAAGTTGCAGCTATTGGCATTAAAGTCAGTCGGTGGATTACCATGCATGGCTTTGCATTAAATGTTTGTCCAGACATGACAGGCTTTGAGCGCATCGTCCCCTGCGGTATTTCTGATAAACCTGTAGGTAGTTTAGCCGAATGGATTCCAGGTATTACTTGCCAAGAAGTGCGTTTTTATGTAGCACAGTGCTTTGCTGAAGTTTTTGGGGTGGAATTAGTGGAGTCGCAGCCTCAAGAATTTTTCCGGTCTGAGTAA
- a CDS encoding amino acid ABC transporter ATP-binding protein, whose translation MTAIIFDNIEKNFGSLKVLKGITGEINRGEVVAVIGSSGCGKSTLLRCFNRLETIDNGRLIINGINLSRPTVNYSQLRQLRTQVGMVFQQFNLFPHLSVLENMTLAPRKVLGKTPKESAQLARLYLEKVGLHDKASTYPEQLSGGQKQRVAIARSLCMNPQIMLFDEPTSALDPELVGEVLQVMQQLAAEGMTMVVVTHEMQFAKEVAHQVIFLDKGIVTEQGPAYEVLTNPQSDRLRIFLSRLNDR comes from the coding sequence ATGACCGCCATTATTTTTGACAATATTGAAAAAAACTTTGGTTCCCTCAAAGTCCTTAAAGGAATCACCGGCGAAATCAACCGAGGAGAAGTCGTTGCAGTTATCGGTTCTTCCGGCTGTGGTAAAAGTACCCTATTACGCTGCTTTAATCGCCTAGAAACCATTGACAACGGGCGTTTAATAATCAACGGTATCAACTTATCTCGTCCTACTGTCAACTATAGTCAACTGCGGCAACTACGGACACAAGTAGGTATGGTTTTTCAACAGTTTAACCTATTTCCTCATCTCAGCGTCCTAGAAAATATGACACTCGCTCCTCGGAAAGTTTTGGGTAAAACACCGAAAGAAAGCGCCCAACTAGCGAGATTATATTTAGAAAAAGTCGGCTTACATGACAAAGCATCTACTTATCCCGAACAACTTTCTGGCGGACAAAAGCAACGAGTAGCGATCGCCCGTAGCTTATGTATGAATCCCCAAATCATGCTATTTGATGAACCCACCAGCGCCCTAGATCCCGAACTCGTTGGCGAGGTTTTGCAAGTGATGCAACAATTAGCAGCAGAAGGGATGACAATGGTGGTTGTCACCCATGAAATGCAATTTGCAAAAGAAGTAGCCCATCAGGTGATATTTTTAGACAAAGGAATTGTGACAGAACAAGGCCCAGCTTACGAAGTACTGACCAATCCCCAAAGCGATCGCCTACGTATTTTCCTCAGTCGCCTTAACGATAGATAG
- a CDS encoding chromophore lyase CpcT/CpeT, which translates to MTHSTDIATLAQWMAADFSNQEQAFENPPFYAHIRVCIRPLPWELFSGVSLFLEQAYDFMLNQPYRMRVMKLIPTENHIIIEHYTLKEEQKFYGASREPERLKDLSVDQLEKMSGCNMVVEWTGKSFKGRVEPGKGCIVVRDGKNTYLDNEFEIDAKEFFSLDRGRDLDTDERLWGSIAGPFHFVRWANFADEVKLLNALDAQS; encoded by the coding sequence GTGACTCATTCTACTGATATTGCTACCTTAGCCCAATGGATGGCAGCTGATTTTAGTAATCAAGAACAAGCTTTTGAAAATCCGCCTTTTTATGCCCACATTCGGGTGTGTATCCGTCCCCTTCCCTGGGAATTGTTCTCAGGAGTAAGTTTGTTTCTCGAACAAGCTTATGATTTCATGCTCAATCAACCCTACCGAATGCGGGTAATGAAGTTGATTCCGACAGAAAACCACATTATTATTGAACACTACACCCTTAAAGAAGAACAAAAATTTTACGGTGCATCTCGTGAACCTGAACGTTTAAAAGATTTATCCGTTGACCAATTGGAAAAAATGTCAGGTTGCAACATGGTCGTAGAGTGGACAGGTAAGAGCTTTAAAGGCAGGGTTGAACCTGGTAAAGGCTGCATTGTGGTTCGTGACGGCAAAAATACTTATCTAGATAACGAATTTGAGATTGACGCTAAAGAATTTTTCAGCCTCGACCGGGGAAGGGATTTAGACACTGATGAACGTCTGTGGGGTTCGATTGCCGGCCCATTTCACTTTGTCCGATGGGCTAATTTTGCTGATGAAGTCAAGCTACTTAACGCGCTGGATGCTCAAAGTTAG
- the thrC gene encoding threonine synthase, with the protein MTLSLSAAVSHRQPWPGLIEAYRQYLPVSEKTPIVTLLEGNTPLIPVPAIAERIGRQVRVFVKYDGLNPTGSFKDRGMTMAISKAKEAGAKAVICASTGNTSAAAAAYARRGGMNAFVLIPDGYVALGKLAQALLYGAEVLAIKGNFDQALEIVREMAESYPVTLVNSVNPYRLEGQKTGAFEIVDALGDAPDWLCIPVGNAGNITAYWMGFCQYHQDGKCDRLPRMMGFQAAGAAPLVHGQPVAHPETLATAIRIGNPASWELAIAAQTASQGNFHAVTDAEILDAYRLLASSEGIFCEPASAASVAGLLQVRDQIPTGATVVCVLTGNGLKDPDTAIKHNHSQFKQGIAAELGAVAEAMGF; encoded by the coding sequence GTGACTTTGAGCCTGTCTGCTGCTGTATCTCATCGCCAACCCTGGCCCGGACTGATAGAAGCCTATCGCCAATACTTGCCTGTCAGCGAAAAAACACCGATTGTTACTTTGTTGGAGGGTAACACACCTCTAATACCAGTGCCAGCGATCGCAGAACGTATTGGCAGACAAGTAAGAGTTTTTGTAAAATACGACGGTCTGAACCCTACCGGTAGCTTCAAAGACCGGGGGATGACTATGGCAATTTCCAAGGCCAAGGAAGCAGGAGCAAAAGCAGTAATTTGTGCCAGCACGGGTAACACCTCAGCCGCCGCCGCCGCTTATGCCAGACGTGGGGGGATGAATGCCTTTGTATTAATTCCCGACGGTTATGTGGCGCTGGGCAAGTTAGCCCAAGCATTACTTTACGGTGCAGAAGTATTGGCAATTAAAGGGAATTTTGACCAAGCGCTAGAAATTGTCCGCGAAATGGCCGAAAGCTATCCGGTAACATTGGTGAATTCGGTCAATCCCTACCGCCTAGAAGGGCAGAAAACAGGAGCTTTTGAAATCGTCGATGCGCTGGGTGATGCCCCAGACTGGCTATGTATTCCCGTAGGTAATGCGGGAAACATCACAGCATATTGGATGGGGTTTTGTCAATATCATCAAGATGGAAAGTGCGATCGCTTACCCCGAATGATGGGATTCCAAGCCGCAGGTGCAGCCCCATTAGTACATGGTCAGCCCGTAGCGCATCCCGAAACCCTCGCAACAGCAATTCGCATTGGCAACCCCGCTAGCTGGGAATTAGCGATCGCAGCCCAAACCGCAAGTCAGGGAAATTTCCATGCCGTTACCGATGCAGAAATTCTTGATGCCTATCGACTTTTAGCATCATCAGAAGGGATCTTCTGCGAACCTGCTAGCGCCGCCTCTGTAGCCGGTTTATTACAGGTGAGAGACCAAATTCCGACAGGGGCGACAGTAGTTTGTGTCCTCACAGGCAATGGTCTTAAAGACCCAGATACAGCCATTAAACACAATCACAGTCAATTTAAACAGGGGATTGCAGCCGAATTGGGCGCAGTCGCTGAAGCAATGGGATTTTAA